One Choloepus didactylus isolate mChoDid1 chromosome 8, mChoDid1.pri, whole genome shotgun sequence DNA window includes the following coding sequences:
- the LOC119541784 gene encoding olfactory receptor 6C74-like, with product MGNHTRVTVLAGLTADPQLKVVLFIFLFLTYLFSITGNLIIITLTLLDMQLKTPMYFFLQNFSILEIFFTATCILKLLVMMASGDKNISYNCCVTQLLFVILLGESEFYLLAAMSCDLYVAICKALHYTTIMNSKICIQLVLSCWLDGFFSIFPGLVMGLNLDFCTYNVSDHFICDTFLLLQISCSDTWLIKIIVFISALVTLLVTLVMVITSRTYIALMILKIPSSNHRRKAFCVCSSQMIVISLSYGSCISLYIKPSAKQRLSFHKRIVVLYTSVAPLLNPFIYTLRNQPVKKSFMNIIYRVFSFSNK from the coding sequence ATGGGAAACCATACAAGAGTGACTGTCCTGGCAGGTTTGACTGCTGACCCACAATTGAAAGTTGTGTTAtttatcttcctgtttctcaCCTATTTGTTCAGCATCACTGGCAATctaatcatcatcacactcaccCTGTTGGATATGCAACTGAAGActcccatgtattttttccttcagaatttttccATCTTAGAAATCTTCTTTACTGCTACATGCATCCTTAAATTGCTAGTTATGATGGCATCTGGAGACAAAAACATTTCCTATAACTGTTGTGTGACACAATTGCTTTTTGTCATCCTTCTTGGAGAATCTGAATTTTACCTGCTGGCGGCCATGTCCTGTGACCTCTATGTTGCCATCTGTAAGGCCCTGCACTACACAACCATCATGAACAGCAAAATCTGCATACAGCTTGTCCTCAGTTGTTGGCTGGATGGgttcttttccatctttccagGACTCGTTATGGGTCTAAACCTTGACTTCTGCACCTACAATGTCAGTGATCATTTCATCTGTGATACTTTTCTCCTCCTTCAGATCTCCTGCTCAGACACGTGGCTCATCAAAATTATTGTTTTCATCTCAGCTCTTGTGACACTCTTGGTCACGTTGGTAATGGTGATAACATCACGCACCTATATTGCATTGATGATTCTAAAAATCCCTTCCTCTAATCacaggagaaaggcattttgtgTGTGTTCTTCCCAAATGATTGTGATCTCCCTCTCTTATGGCAGCTGCATTTCCTTGTACATAAAACCCTCGGCCAAACAGAGACTATCCTTTCACAAGAGAATTGTGGTGCTCTATACCTCGGTTGCCCCACTTTTAAATCCTTTTATTTACACCCTAAGGAACCAACCAGtgaagaaatctttcatgaatatCATATACagggttttctctttctcaaacaAATGA